A window of Corallococcus macrosporus DSM 14697 contains these coding sequences:
- the coaA gene encoding type I pantothenate kinase, whose product MASGSSPSPSMFIDLEREAWRALRAATPLPLESAEIDGLRGLGEHLDLDEVVDVYLPLSRLLNLQVAAAQRLWAEQQAFLGGSARKVPYIIAIAGSVAVGKSTTARILQALLKRWPDHPRVELVTTDGFLFPNGVLTERGLMKRKGFPESYDRRGLVRFLAELKAGRAEVSAPVYSHLVYDVLPGEAQVIRQPDILILEGLNVLQAGAQEGKQMPATFLSDFFDFSIYVDAHESDIRRWYVDRFLKLQQTAFRDERSYFRRFSELNHEQAIQLAESVWGEINGPNLAQNIAPTRSRARLILLKGPDHKVKRVRLRKL is encoded by the coding sequence ATGGCCTCAGGCTCCAGCCCGTCCCCATCCATGTTCATCGACCTGGAACGGGAGGCCTGGCGGGCGCTGCGTGCCGCCACGCCCCTGCCGCTGGAGTCCGCGGAGATTGATGGCCTGCGGGGCCTGGGGGAGCACCTGGACCTGGACGAGGTGGTGGATGTCTATCTGCCCTTGTCCCGGCTGTTGAACCTGCAGGTGGCCGCGGCGCAGCGGCTGTGGGCGGAGCAGCAGGCGTTCCTGGGCGGCTCGGCGCGGAAGGTGCCGTACATCATCGCCATCGCCGGGAGCGTGGCGGTGGGCAAGAGCACCACGGCGCGCATCCTCCAGGCGCTGCTGAAGCGGTGGCCGGACCACCCGCGCGTGGAGCTGGTGACGACGGACGGCTTCCTCTTCCCCAACGGCGTCCTCACCGAGCGCGGCCTGATGAAGCGCAAGGGCTTCCCGGAGAGCTATGACAGGCGCGGCCTGGTGCGCTTCCTGGCGGAGCTGAAGGCCGGGCGCGCCGAGGTGTCGGCGCCGGTGTACTCGCACCTCGTCTATGACGTGCTGCCCGGCGAGGCGCAGGTCATCCGCCAGCCCGACATCCTCATCCTGGAGGGGCTCAACGTCCTCCAGGCCGGGGCGCAGGAGGGGAAGCAGATGCCGGCGACGTTCCTCTCCGACTTCTTCGACTTCTCCATCTACGTGGACGCGCACGAGAGCGACATCCGCCGCTGGTACGTGGACCGCTTCCTCAAGCTCCAGCAGACGGCGTTCCGCGACGAGCGCAGCTACTTCCGCCGCTTCTCCGAGCTGAACCACGAGCAGGCGATTCAGCTCGCCGAGTCCGTGTGGGGCGAAATCAACGGGCCCAACCTGGCGCAGAACATCGCGCCCACGCGCTCGCGCGCCCGCCTCATCCTCCTCAAGGGCCCCGACCACAAGGTGAAGCGGGTGCGGCTGCGCAAGCTGTAG
- a CDS encoding DNA polymerase beta superfamily protein, whose translation MKGTLTEHQRAMADRVLDEESRHRSHLVVSLSGAHAYGFPSPDSDLDLKSIHVAPTAALLALQPTHVPTERLEVVEGVEVDYSSNELLPVLQGILQGNGNYLERVLGAIPLRESPELASLRPLVRAVLSRRMNRHYNGFAMGQLREWEKSGFRSAKRLLYVLRTTLTGAHALRTGVVETDVTELLALYGFADAHALVEQKLRGEKSELPEDLSAKWRGEVARSFEVLEAARADSVLPEAPTAEAVAALEAWMLDLRRRCFGG comes from the coding sequence ATGAAGGGCACCTTGACGGAACATCAGCGCGCCATGGCGGACCGGGTGCTGGATGAGGAGTCCCGCCACCGCTCGCACCTGGTCGTGTCGCTCTCGGGCGCGCATGCGTATGGCTTCCCCTCGCCGGACAGCGACCTGGACCTGAAGTCCATCCACGTCGCGCCCACCGCCGCGTTGCTCGCGCTCCAGCCCACGCACGTCCCCACGGAGCGGCTGGAGGTGGTGGAGGGCGTGGAGGTGGACTACTCCTCCAACGAGCTGCTGCCCGTGTTGCAGGGCATCCTGCAAGGCAATGGGAACTACCTGGAGCGCGTGCTGGGGGCCATCCCCCTGCGCGAGTCTCCAGAGCTGGCGTCGCTGCGCCCGCTGGTGCGCGCGGTGCTGTCCCGCCGGATGAACCGCCACTACAACGGCTTCGCCATGGGGCAGTTGCGCGAGTGGGAGAAGAGCGGCTTCCGGTCCGCGAAGCGGCTGCTCTATGTCCTGCGCACCACGCTGACGGGGGCGCATGCGCTGCGGACGGGCGTGGTGGAGACGGACGTCACGGAGTTGCTGGCGCTGTATGGCTTCGCGGACGCGCATGCGCTGGTGGAGCAGAAGCTCCGCGGAGAGAAGAGCGAGCTTCCCGAGGACCTCAGCGCGAAGTGGCGTGGTGAGGTGGCGCGCTCGTTCGAGGTGCTGGAGGCCGCGCGGGCGGACTCCGTGCTCCCCGAAGCTCCCACCGCCGAGGCCGTGGCCGCGCTGGAAGCGTGGATGCTGGACCTCCGCCGGAGGTGTTTCGGCGGGTAG
- a CDS encoding DUF504 domain-containing protein: MSHERFTTSREVYHRIRWDERFDSREFSIGYDAHGETLEEMPFNAFVPDGEIPWHRVWYFKQRHHIVWDRRERLDLLDASQPTPA, from the coding sequence ATGTCCCACGAGCGATTCACGACCAGCCGCGAGGTCTACCACCGCATCCGGTGGGACGAGCGGTTCGACTCCCGCGAGTTCAGCATCGGGTATGACGCCCATGGCGAGACGCTGGAGGAGATGCCCTTCAACGCCTTCGTCCCGGATGGCGAGATTCCATGGCACCGCGTCTGGTACTTCAAGCAGCGCCATCACATCGTCTGGGACCGGCGCGAGCGCCTGGACCTGCTTGACGCTTCGCAACCGACACCCGCGTAG
- a CDS encoding aldehyde dehydrogenase family protein, translating into MSQSPHTVDNPFTGDVAASVEPTPPEALDAVLERARAASRALRALSVEDRVKLVLRACEAMEKDTESIARDITRQMGKPLSQARGEVAGMAGRLRHMAAIAAESLADIVLPPKDGFERRIAKEPLGVVLDLPAWNYPLLTAVNAIAPAVLAGNAVIVKHSPRTPLCGGHFARAFAEAGAPDGAVQALFLDYPRTEQLVGDARVDHVLFTGSVLGGHKMQAAARERFLHIGLELGGNDPAYVAPDCDLDKAVENIVDGAMYNAGQSCCAVERVYVHRSLYERFIAAAEPLVRTYVLGDPESDTTTMGPIAQPWHPAELEAFVQDATGLGARLVTGGRPTQVDGRGRFFEPTLLRDVSPQARLMREESFGPLLPVAPVDSDEEALALMNASRLGLTASVWTSDRERADRLARALEAGTVYMNRCDALDPALPWSGVKDSGRGVTLSALGFDALTRPKALHYRLRF; encoded by the coding sequence ATGAGCCAGAGCCCTCACACCGTCGACAATCCCTTCACCGGCGACGTCGCCGCGTCGGTCGAGCCCACGCCGCCCGAGGCGCTGGACGCCGTGCTGGAGCGCGCCCGCGCCGCGTCACGCGCCCTGCGTGCCCTGAGCGTGGAGGACCGCGTGAAGCTGGTGCTGCGCGCGTGCGAGGCGATGGAGAAGGACACGGAGTCCATCGCGCGGGACATCACCCGGCAGATGGGAAAGCCGCTGTCGCAGGCCCGGGGCGAGGTGGCGGGCATGGCGGGCCGCTTGCGCCACATGGCCGCCATCGCCGCCGAGTCGCTGGCGGACATCGTCCTGCCGCCCAAGGACGGCTTCGAGCGCAGAATCGCGAAGGAGCCCCTGGGCGTGGTGTTGGACCTGCCCGCGTGGAACTACCCGCTGCTCACCGCGGTGAATGCCATCGCGCCAGCGGTGCTCGCGGGCAACGCGGTCATCGTGAAGCACTCGCCCCGCACGCCCCTGTGCGGCGGGCACTTCGCGCGGGCCTTCGCCGAAGCGGGCGCGCCCGACGGCGCCGTGCAGGCCCTCTTCCTGGACTACCCGCGCACGGAGCAGCTCGTCGGCGACGCGCGGGTGGACCACGTGCTCTTCACCGGCTCGGTGCTCGGCGGCCACAAGATGCAGGCGGCCGCGCGCGAGCGCTTCCTGCACATCGGCCTGGAGCTGGGCGGCAATGACCCGGCCTACGTCGCGCCGGACTGCGACCTGGACAAGGCGGTGGAGAACATCGTCGACGGCGCCATGTACAACGCGGGGCAGAGCTGCTGCGCCGTGGAGCGGGTGTACGTGCACCGCTCGCTGTATGAGCGCTTCATCGCCGCCGCGGAGCCGCTCGTCCGCACCTACGTGCTGGGCGACCCGGAGTCCGACACGACGACGATGGGCCCCATCGCCCAGCCCTGGCACCCCGCCGAGCTGGAGGCCTTCGTCCAGGACGCCACGGGCCTGGGCGCGCGGCTCGTCACCGGGGGCCGCCCCACGCAGGTGGACGGGCGGGGCCGCTTCTTCGAGCCCACCCTGCTCCGCGACGTGAGCCCCCAGGCGCGGCTGATGCGCGAGGAGTCCTTCGGGCCGCTGCTGCCCGTCGCGCCGGTCGACTCGGATGAGGAGGCCCTGGCGTTGATGAACGCCTCGCGGCTGGGCCTCACCGCGAGCGTGTGGACGTCCGACCGGGAGCGCGCGGACCGGCTGGCGCGCGCGCTGGAGGCGGGCACCGTCTACATGAACCGCTGCGACGCGCTGGACCCCGCGCTGCCCTGGAGCGGCGTGAAGGACTCCGGGCGCGGCGTGACGCTGAGCGCGCTGGGCTTCGACGCCCTGACGCGGCCCAAGGCGCTGCACTACCGCCTGCGCTTCTGA
- a CDS encoding M90 family metallopeptidase, with the protein MVSFIRQLRRRRLLRRPFPEAWLGYLDARVPFFRTLSPELRQPFLDKLKVFAWEKEFIGAGGLEVTDEMRVVISATAVQLVLHLGLSYYDRLREVIVYPGAFRIPDRTGVVLGEAKHWGSVILSWESVLTGLRNPDDGHDTATHEFAHVLDRADGAFDGTPSLRAYSHYRAWSAVMSEHFHKLQQGRRRERQVLDDYGGLNEAEFFAVATESFFEKPRQMREKTPELYEELRRFYGWDPAAGA; encoded by the coding sequence ATGGTCTCCTTCATCCGCCAGCTCCGGCGCCGGCGCCTGCTGCGCCGCCCCTTTCCGGAGGCCTGGCTGGGTTACCTCGACGCGCGCGTGCCCTTCTTCCGCACGCTCTCCCCGGAGCTGCGCCAGCCCTTCCTGGACAAGCTGAAGGTGTTCGCCTGGGAGAAGGAGTTCATCGGCGCGGGCGGCCTGGAGGTCACCGACGAGATGCGCGTGGTCATCTCCGCCACCGCGGTGCAGCTCGTGCTGCACCTGGGCCTGTCCTATTACGACCGGCTGCGGGAGGTCATCGTCTATCCCGGCGCCTTCCGCATCCCGGACCGCACCGGCGTGGTGCTGGGGGAGGCGAAGCACTGGGGCTCGGTCATCCTCTCCTGGGAGTCGGTGCTCACCGGCCTGCGCAACCCGGATGACGGCCACGACACCGCCACGCACGAGTTCGCCCACGTCCTGGACCGGGCGGATGGCGCCTTCGACGGCACGCCCAGCCTGCGCGCGTATTCGCACTACCGCGCCTGGAGCGCGGTGATGAGCGAGCACTTCCACAAGCTCCAGCAGGGCCGGCGCCGGGAGCGGCAGGTCCTGGATGACTACGGCGGACTCAACGAGGCCGAGTTCTTCGCGGTGGCCACCGAATCGTTTTTCGAGAAACCCCGGCAAATGCGGGAGAAGACGCCGGAGCTCTACGAGGAGCTGAGGCGCTTCTACGGGTGGGATCCCGCGGCCGGGGCCTGA
- a CDS encoding DNA polymerase beta superfamily protein, which yields MSDSPTDSPATGAARIRGLEQVDRLSVPLPHGTEVTTRVERLASGGRRIPQGVVGRVVRAHDGGFDVQIVGVGEVWFARDELVPRRPGQVQFAQRREAAWSALTPCVVLETRVGSHAWGLADERSDVDVRGVFALPLPWTFGLTEAPRDLVSADGSTTYWEVQKAVEQALRADPNTLETLFVPGAKALDPVGAWLLEERDAFVSKALFGSFGRYAMSQLDKLTRSQRLAEHRDLLLEWLCEEPAPDLDEVARRLSAVSPREAPTAQDALLAAKTYVKQLYRSLWDQGLLAANDFKALTAYARSGGQRPPSARELRPKNAYNLLRLVATATGWLREGAPVFEASGALKARLLDIKAGRVPLEDVLRDAEALAPELEAAHRESRLPEHPDYARADRLLRRVGEELARRWVLKEPGPLGRDAPEAPATAWRDSE from the coding sequence ATGAGTGATTCTCCAACGGACTCTCCGGCCACGGGCGCCGCGCGCATCCGGGGGCTGGAGCAGGTGGACCGCTTGTCGGTGCCGCTGCCCCACGGCACCGAGGTGACGACGCGCGTGGAGCGCCTGGCCTCGGGCGGCCGGCGCATCCCGCAGGGCGTGGTGGGGCGCGTGGTTCGCGCGCATGACGGCGGCTTCGACGTGCAGATTGTCGGCGTGGGCGAGGTGTGGTTCGCGCGGGACGAGTTGGTGCCGCGGCGCCCGGGACAGGTGCAGTTCGCCCAGCGCCGCGAGGCGGCCTGGAGCGCGCTGACGCCCTGCGTGGTGCTGGAGACGCGCGTGGGCAGCCACGCGTGGGGCCTGGCCGACGAGCGCTCGGACGTGGACGTGCGCGGCGTGTTCGCGCTGCCGCTGCCCTGGACCTTCGGCCTGACGGAGGCGCCAAGGGATTTGGTGAGCGCGGATGGCAGCACCACGTACTGGGAGGTCCAGAAGGCGGTGGAGCAGGCGCTGCGCGCGGACCCGAACACGCTGGAGACGCTCTTCGTCCCGGGCGCGAAGGCGTTGGACCCGGTGGGCGCGTGGCTGCTGGAGGAGCGCGACGCCTTCGTGTCCAAGGCCCTGTTCGGCAGCTTCGGGCGCTATGCCATGAGCCAGCTCGACAAGCTCACGCGCAGTCAGCGGCTGGCGGAGCATCGGGACTTGCTGCTCGAATGGCTGTGCGAGGAGCCCGCGCCGGACCTGGATGAGGTGGCGCGCCGGCTGTCGGCGGTGTCGCCTCGCGAGGCACCGACGGCGCAGGACGCGCTGCTGGCGGCGAAGACGTACGTGAAGCAGCTCTACCGCTCGCTCTGGGACCAGGGGCTGCTGGCGGCCAACGACTTCAAGGCGCTCACCGCCTATGCGCGGAGCGGCGGCCAGCGGCCTCCCTCCGCGCGCGAGCTGCGGCCGAAGAACGCCTACAACCTGCTGCGGCTGGTGGCCACGGCGACGGGCTGGCTGCGCGAGGGGGCGCCTGTCTTCGAGGCCTCCGGTGCGCTGAAGGCGCGGCTGCTGGACATCAAGGCGGGCCGCGTGCCGCTGGAGGACGTGCTGCGGGACGCGGAGGCCCTGGCGCCGGAGCTGGAGGCGGCGCACCGGGAGAGCCGCCTGCCGGAGCACCCGGACTACGCGCGCGCGGACCGGCTGCTGCGGCGCGTGGGCGAGGAGCTGGCGCGGCGCTGGGTGCTGAAGGAGCCCGGGCCGCTGGGACGTGACGCGCCGGAGGCCCCGGCCACCGCGTGGAGGGATTCGGAATGA
- a CDS encoding BamA/TamA family outer membrane protein, which produces MSSLLAPRATAQVTEADPVVEEVVVKGPEKTRPETVRAYARVDEGDPLTLEDLARVERRLVATGLFQEVKVGFEPTGPGRVRLVLEVEDKASWVVAPTFVLQSDNVGGGVLYAENNLFGRSKKFATAAQVSTAESGLFAGFLDPNLFGLPQLRFSLEGQLRSDRVDEYQPGSGQRRPEVVRRTRMNSASLAGELGFLLFERVRAAAKYRLMSIDAKSPDAQEEVTTPAFSLGPSQQDASLRLMVGIDTRQNLHAVMEGLNLEASYEVSNPGVGSDFRYERFGLLYRHGLRLVGEHNLVLRGEAVAGVDLPFHQELVMGGNSLRGFVYRQFRGDTRLSFTAEYHFPLFTVSPLSFRGVAFSDTGLMMWRKLPGDRELRNVSGRVVRSYLPDARGGLGNATVAQGVGAGLRLYLRNLVLPLVGVDAAYGVNSGEFRFYLVAGVNPS; this is translated from the coding sequence GTGTCGAGCCTCCTGGCGCCGCGGGCAACGGCGCAAGTCACGGAGGCCGACCCGGTGGTGGAGGAAGTGGTCGTCAAGGGCCCGGAGAAGACCCGGCCAGAGACGGTGCGCGCCTATGCGCGCGTGGACGAAGGAGACCCGCTCACCCTGGAGGACCTGGCCAGGGTGGAGCGGCGGCTCGTCGCCACGGGCCTGTTCCAGGAGGTGAAGGTCGGCTTCGAGCCGACGGGGCCAGGCCGGGTGCGGCTGGTGCTGGAGGTGGAGGACAAGGCGTCCTGGGTGGTGGCGCCCACCTTCGTGCTGCAGTCCGACAACGTGGGCGGCGGCGTGCTGTACGCGGAGAACAACCTGTTCGGCCGCAGCAAGAAGTTCGCGACGGCGGCCCAGGTCAGCACGGCGGAGAGCGGCCTCTTCGCGGGCTTCCTGGACCCGAACCTCTTCGGGCTGCCCCAGCTCCGCTTCAGCCTGGAAGGTCAGCTGCGCAGCGACCGGGTGGACGAATACCAGCCCGGCTCCGGTCAGCGGCGCCCGGAGGTGGTGCGCCGCACGCGGATGAACTCCGCCTCCCTCGCCGGGGAGCTGGGCTTCCTGCTGTTCGAACGCGTGCGCGCGGCGGCCAAGTACCGGCTGATGTCCATTGACGCGAAGTCCCCGGACGCCCAGGAGGAGGTGACGACGCCCGCCTTCTCCCTGGGGCCCTCGCAGCAGGACGCGTCCCTGCGGCTGATGGTGGGCATCGACACGCGGCAGAACCTGCACGCGGTGATGGAGGGCCTCAACCTGGAGGCCTCCTATGAAGTCTCCAACCCCGGCGTCGGCAGTGACTTCCGCTACGAGCGCTTCGGGCTGCTCTACCGTCACGGGCTGCGGCTGGTGGGGGAGCACAACCTGGTGCTGCGCGGCGAGGCGGTGGCTGGCGTGGACCTGCCCTTCCACCAGGAGCTCGTGATGGGCGGCAACTCGCTGCGGGGCTTCGTCTACCGCCAGTTCCGCGGCGACACGCGCCTGTCCTTCACCGCCGAGTACCACTTCCCCCTGTTCACGGTGAGCCCGCTGTCCTTCCGGGGCGTGGCCTTCTCCGACACGGGGCTGATGATGTGGCGCAAGCTGCCGGGGGACCGGGAGCTGCGGAATGTGAGCGGGCGCGTGGTGCGCAGCTACCTGCCGGACGCGCGAGGCGGGCTGGGCAACGCCACGGTGGCCCAGGGCGTGGGCGCCGGGCTGCGCCTGTACCTACGCAACCTCGTGCTGCCCCTGGTGGGCGTGGACGCGGCCTATGGCGTCAACTCGGGGGAGTTCCGCTTCTATCTCGTGGCGGGCGTGAATCCGTCCTGA
- a CDS encoding GNAT family N-acetyltransferase has product MRSWQWKSFQALSLDELYDVLALRQEVFVVEQRSIYQDVDGYDRGAEHLLLYTEPRGARLLAAYLRVLPPGLKYPQASSLGRVVTSPRARAQGLGRELVAQGIARLDSLYPEAPIHIGAQHYLQRFYEGFGFQARGDVYDEDGIPHIDMVRPARGPR; this is encoded by the coding sequence ATGCGAAGCTGGCAGTGGAAGTCATTCCAGGCGCTGTCGCTGGACGAGCTGTACGACGTGCTCGCCTTGCGACAAGAGGTCTTCGTGGTGGAGCAGCGCTCCATCTACCAGGACGTGGACGGATACGACCGGGGCGCGGAGCACCTGCTGCTCTACACGGAGCCGCGAGGAGCCCGGCTGCTCGCCGCGTACCTGAGGGTGCTGCCTCCCGGCTTGAAGTACCCCCAGGCGAGCAGCCTGGGCCGCGTGGTGACCTCGCCGCGGGCGCGCGCGCAGGGGCTGGGGCGCGAGCTGGTGGCCCAAGGCATCGCCCGGCTCGACAGCCTCTACCCGGAGGCCCCCATCCACATCGGCGCGCAGCACTACCTCCAGCGCTTCTACGAAGGCTTCGGCTTCCAGGCGCGGGGCGACGTCTACGACGAGGATGGCATTCCCCACATCGACATGGTGCGGCCGGCGCGCGGGCCGCGCTGA
- a CDS encoding AbrB family transcriptional regulator codes for MRSRTRRVVAVSLASLLAAGLAELAHLPAGALLGSMLVSIAASLTLSVHAPLPRGGLLVAQSVLGGALCSSFTPEAWSALADNWAVSLAAVVGVVAVAQGVALVCARLGHLDPRTATLGLMPGGASAMVALSDELGADARLVTLFQYVRLCIVILVAVAVGRWAGDTPEVAVARAADLPGSPSPLWAWLTTAAVSAVGGVLGHYLKLPAGAFLGPVLLGIPLTAMGLPVGAWPPGVLALGLWALGVRVGSQFDASAARELKRVAHVALAASVAMVLGCLLLAWGWSAAAGVDLITTYFATSPGGADSVLAIALGTRATLSVVLAVQVGRVLLIFLVAPTLLRRLSPSRDA; via the coding sequence ATGCGCAGCCGTACTCGCCGCGTGGTGGCCGTGAGCCTGGCTTCGCTGCTCGCCGCGGGGCTCGCGGAGCTCGCCCACCTGCCTGCCGGAGCGCTGCTGGGCTCGATGCTGGTGTCCATTGCCGCTTCGCTGACGCTGTCCGTGCATGCCCCGCTCCCGCGCGGGGGGCTGCTGGTGGCGCAGTCGGTGCTGGGCGGCGCGCTGTGTTCGTCCTTCACGCCGGAGGCCTGGAGCGCGCTCGCGGACAACTGGGCCGTGTCGCTGGCCGCGGTGGTGGGGGTGGTGGCCGTGGCGCAGGGCGTGGCGCTGGTGTGCGCGAGGCTGGGGCACCTGGACCCGCGCACCGCCACCCTGGGGCTGATGCCAGGCGGCGCGTCCGCCATGGTGGCGCTGAGCGACGAGCTGGGCGCGGACGCTCGGCTGGTGACGCTCTTCCAGTATGTGCGCCTGTGCATCGTGATTCTCGTGGCCGTGGCGGTGGGACGTTGGGCGGGGGACACGCCGGAGGTGGCCGTGGCTCGCGCGGCGGACCTGCCTGGCTCGCCGTCGCCGCTGTGGGCGTGGCTGACGACGGCGGCGGTGTCCGCCGTGGGCGGTGTCCTGGGGCACTACCTGAAGCTGCCGGCCGGGGCCTTCCTGGGGCCCGTGTTGCTGGGCATCCCGCTCACGGCCATGGGCCTGCCCGTGGGGGCGTGGCCTCCGGGTGTCCTCGCGCTGGGGTTGTGGGCGCTGGGCGTGCGCGTGGGCAGCCAGTTCGATGCGTCGGCGGCGCGGGAGCTGAAGCGGGTCGCCCACGTCGCGCTCGCGGCGTCGGTGGCGATGGTGTTGGGGTGCCTGCTGCTGGCCTGGGGCTGGTCCGCCGCCGCGGGCGTGGACCTCATCACCACCTACTTCGCGACCTCGCCCGGTGGCGCCGACTCCGTCCTGGCCATCGCGTTGGGCACGCGTGCCACCCTGTCCGTCGTCCTGGCGGTCCAGGTGGGGCGGGTGTTGTTGATCTTCCTGGTCGCGCCGACGCTCCTTCGCAGGCTGTCGCCGTCCCGGGACGCTTGA
- a CDS encoding DUF1570 domain-containing protein: MRHGLAMGALLALLSTTQLACVVGPRFTTCPGEGGRPWVRLDSDHYTLHTDLPAEDARVAMRRLERTRTAILTAMWPQALGQQMTKLDVYVLQSPREFEGLFPRRVRAFFFRSDNEALIVLSGRPDTWRQPFNGFELASSSPLNHELAHYLSAYPLTRQPRWLSEGLAEYLETLRLSDDGRSAVVGAPHRHAIALMHSWLNAVQRGLSQGWTMQRVLHWDRTLEAREKDKEVGANYAGSWLLVHWLLNERPQPFAEYLALLNQGVAPDQALTRALPELTSPSLDGLLYTYLRGRRFMERTVPVPPSGMAFIEEVLDDAQSHAVRARLAALGAHLAHREPFITNRKKVAKTELDEALRLNPTGLLALAAKLRSAPEAEHVAIGRSAVAAHPHESEAWLLLGKALRHELTAAREREAAYREALRLDPRNANAARELAWMFVTQGRNAEALPLARWAVTLAPWSPNALDTLALALAGSGACEEARQVEHRALEFIQEEGAPELERLLRERIAGLEDGRLCTAAPPGA, from the coding sequence GTGCGCCACGGCCTCGCGATGGGGGCATTGCTCGCCCTGCTCTCCACCACCCAGCTCGCTTGCGTCGTGGGCCCGCGCTTCACCACCTGCCCGGGCGAGGGTGGCCGGCCCTGGGTGCGCCTGGACAGCGACCACTACACGCTGCACACCGACCTCCCCGCCGAGGACGCCCGCGTGGCCATGCGGCGCCTGGAGCGGACGCGGACCGCCATCCTCACCGCGATGTGGCCGCAGGCCCTGGGCCAGCAGATGACGAAGCTGGACGTCTACGTGCTCCAGAGCCCGCGCGAGTTCGAGGGCCTCTTTCCGCGCCGGGTGCGCGCCTTCTTCTTCCGCTCCGACAACGAGGCCCTCATCGTCCTGTCGGGCCGGCCCGACACCTGGCGGCAGCCCTTCAACGGCTTTGAGCTGGCGTCGTCGTCGCCGCTGAACCATGAGCTGGCCCATTACCTGAGCGCCTACCCCCTCACCCGTCAGCCGCGCTGGCTGTCCGAGGGGCTCGCCGAGTACCTGGAGACCCTGCGTCTCTCCGACGACGGACGGAGCGCCGTGGTCGGCGCACCGCACCGGCACGCCATCGCGCTCATGCATTCCTGGCTCAACGCCGTCCAGCGGGGCCTGTCGCAAGGCTGGACGATGCAGCGGGTGCTCCACTGGGACCGCACCCTGGAGGCTCGTGAGAAGGACAAGGAGGTCGGCGCGAACTACGCGGGGAGCTGGCTGCTGGTGCACTGGCTGCTGAACGAGCGGCCCCAACCCTTCGCGGAGTACCTGGCGCTGCTCAACCAGGGCGTCGCCCCTGACCAGGCGCTCACGCGGGCCCTCCCCGAGCTGACCTCTCCCTCGCTCGACGGATTGCTCTACACCTACCTGCGCGGCCGACGTTTCATGGAGCGGACCGTCCCCGTGCCTCCCAGCGGAATGGCCTTCATCGAGGAGGTCCTCGACGACGCCCAGTCCCACGCCGTCCGCGCCAGGCTCGCCGCGCTGGGGGCGCACCTGGCCCACCGCGAGCCCTTCATCACCAACCGCAAGAAGGTGGCGAAGACCGAGCTCGACGAGGCGCTGCGCTTGAACCCCACGGGGCTGCTGGCGTTGGCCGCGAAGCTGCGCAGCGCGCCTGAAGCCGAACACGTGGCCATTGGCCGGAGCGCGGTGGCGGCCCATCCCCACGAGAGCGAGGCCTGGCTGCTGCTGGGCAAGGCGCTGCGGCACGAGCTCACCGCGGCGCGGGAGCGCGAGGCCGCCTACCGCGAGGCCTTGCGGCTCGACCCGCGCAACGCCAATGCGGCGCGCGAGCTGGCCTGGATGTTCGTCACCCAGGGCCGGAACGCCGAGGCCCTCCCCCTGGCGCGCTGGGCGGTGACGCTCGCGCCGTGGAGCCCCAACGCCCTCGACACGCTGGCCCTGGCCCTGGCCGGCAGCGGCGCCTGCGAGGAAGCGCGGCAGGTGGAGCACCGGGCCCTGGAGTTCATCCAGGAAGAAGGCGCGCCGGAGCTGGAGCGCCTGCTGCGCGAGCGCATCGCGGGGCTCGAGGACGGGCGCCTCTGCACGGCGGCTCCGCCCGGCGCCTGA